The Castellaniella sp. genome includes a window with the following:
- a CDS encoding tyrosine-type recombinase/integrase codes for MATIVKTPSGTWKAVIRKTGWPTASKTFRTKRDAEDWARRTEDEMVRGVYIQRAPGERMTVEAALKRYLREVTPTKRESTRVSEHKKAQPLMRHLGKYSLAALSADIVAQYRDMRLAGDPDENGKLIPRSNNTVRLELALLSHLFTVAIKEWGIGLPFNPVAQIRRPAPGAGRNRRLTPAENKRLLAAVDAYSNPMFSWIVRIALETGMRLSEIGGLRLHQVDMEKRVVRLDITKNSSPRTVPLTKAATAAFQAAIDNPIRPPETDLVFFGEPGRDGVRRPYLSMAIYFDPLLANKIDPPLSPIRAFFVLNGSSLLPA; via the coding sequence ATGGCAACCATCGTTAAGACCCCTTCTGGTACCTGGAAAGCCGTCATTCGAAAGACGGGCTGGCCGACTGCGTCCAAGACATTTCGGACAAAGCGGGATGCGGAGGATTGGGCCAGGCGTACTGAAGATGAGATGGTACGCGGAGTGTACATACAGCGAGCGCCAGGGGAGCGGATGACGGTAGAGGCGGCGCTGAAGCGCTATCTGCGGGAGGTGACGCCGACCAAGCGGGAATCCACTCGCGTATCAGAGCATAAGAAAGCGCAGCCGCTGATGAGGCATCTTGGAAAGTATTCGCTGGCTGCTTTGAGCGCCGACATCGTCGCGCAATACCGTGACATGCGATTGGCAGGCGATCCGGACGAAAACGGCAAGCTGATTCCACGCAGCAATAACACTGTCCGACTGGAATTGGCGTTGCTCAGTCATCTATTTACCGTGGCTATCAAGGAATGGGGTATTGGGTTGCCTTTCAACCCCGTCGCCCAGATTCGACGCCCTGCCCCTGGGGCTGGGCGAAATCGTCGGCTGACGCCGGCAGAAAACAAGCGTTTGCTGGCTGCCGTGGATGCTTACTCAAACCCAATGTTCAGTTGGATCGTGCGAATTGCTCTCGAAACCGGAATGCGGCTTTCAGAAATCGGCGGTCTACGGCTTCACCAGGTTGATATGGAGAAACGGGTTGTACGTCTGGATATCACAAAGAACTCATCGCCGAGGACTGTTCCGCTGACGAAAGCGGCGACCGCTGCGTTTCAGGCTGCGATTGATAATCCGATTCGGCCACCTGAGACAGATCTAGTGTTCTTTGGTGAGCCTGGTCGGGACGGCGTGAGACGGCCTTATCTGTCAATGGCCATTTATTTTGACCCACTTTTGGCCAATAAAATTGACCCACCCCTAAGCCCTATTCGGGCATTTTTTGTCTTAAACGGTAGCTCTCTCCTCCCAGCATGA
- a CDS encoding FRG domain-containing protein encodes MVEIDSVASLIQQINELPNNYLFRGQADASWHLQSSLERVVGPNWSAEKAYQFEDFSLKSFCSKFHLYDRENLQPSSKLAWLSIMQHHGIPTRLLDFTESPYVALYFALEASAPALQRDIALYAIDYSAVMDRSIEYIRSKDNGFSETRVTLFDRQDEVFDQVVDRFSYDIIWVGEPKLLNARLDRQAGSFLLSGNRDLRIEDVLTSPLYSSVNMQKFVIRGSLVPGVFALLRKMNITSKSLYGDLDGLARSIRMQMQIYAV; translated from the coding sequence TTGGTTGAAATTGACTCCGTCGCATCCCTCATCCAGCAGATTAATGAATTGCCCAACAACTATTTGTTTAGGGGGCAGGCCGATGCATCATGGCACCTTCAGTCTTCGCTCGAGCGTGTCGTTGGGCCAAACTGGTCAGCGGAAAAGGCTTATCAGTTCGAGGACTTTTCGCTAAAGAGCTTTTGCTCGAAGTTCCACCTCTACGACCGTGAAAATCTCCAGCCTAGTTCGAAGTTGGCATGGCTTTCTATCATGCAACACCATGGTATTCCGACCCGGCTGCTTGACTTCACTGAGAGTCCATATGTCGCGCTATATTTCGCGCTTGAGGCATCGGCCCCTGCTCTTCAGCGAGATATAGCCCTGTATGCGATTGACTATTCTGCTGTTATGGATCGGTCTATTGAGTACATTAGATCCAAAGATAATGGGTTCTCCGAAACGAGAGTAACGCTCTTTGATCGTCAAGATGAAGTATTCGATCAAGTTGTGGACCGGTTTTCCTACGACATAATTTGGGTCGGCGAACCCAAACTCCTAAACGCTCGCTTGGATCGTCAGGCAGGCTCATTTCTTCTTTCCGGCAATAGGGACCTTCGCATTGAAGACGTTCTAACTTCACCTCTTTACTCATCCGTAAACATGCAGAAGTTTGTTATACGAGGCAGCCTAGTGCCGGGTGTTTTTGCGCTTCTACGAAAGATGAACATCACCAGCAAGAGTCTCTACGGAGACCTTGATGGATTGGCGCGGTCGATTCGTATGCAGATGCAAATCTACGCTGTTTAG
- the istB gene encoding IS21-like element helper ATPase IstB, whose protein sequence is MSALEIARTQYRALRLNAIGHNLVDLVARAEAGELSYLDFAHLLAEHELAERASTRIERHRRASGLPTGKYLEGFDYRHQTTISKRQVNTLLDFSFIDNRENIIFIGPPGVGKTHLAIGIGHKAVASGYKVLFRTALDLVEDLELAEMKGELKKRINQLAKFDLLVIDELGYLPMTPQARFNLFQLVNTLYEYRSIILTTNKGFADWGAFFHHDNVAIPIIDRIIHHSNVFMLGGESYRLRQKMPE, encoded by the coding sequence ATGAGTGCGCTTGAGATAGCCCGCACCCAGTATCGTGCCCTGCGCCTGAATGCGATTGGCCACAACCTAGTGGATCTGGTCGCCCGGGCCGAGGCGGGAGAACTATCCTACCTGGACTTTGCCCACCTGCTAGCCGAGCACGAACTGGCCGAGCGTGCAAGCACACGTATTGAACGGCACCGCCGTGCATCGGGACTGCCTACCGGCAAATACCTGGAGGGGTTTGATTACCGTCACCAGACGACGATCAGCAAGCGCCAAGTCAACACATTGCTGGATTTCAGCTTCATTGACAATCGAGAGAACATCATATTCATTGGCCCTCCCGGCGTTGGCAAGACCCACCTGGCCATTGGCATTGGCCACAAGGCCGTGGCCAGTGGCTACAAGGTGTTGTTTCGCACTGCCTTGGATTTGGTCGAGGACTTGGAGTTGGCCGAGATGAAGGGGGAACTGAAAAAACGCATCAATCAGTTGGCCAAATTCGACCTGCTGGTAATCGACGAGCTGGGCTACCTACCCATGACACCGCAGGCCCGTTTCAACCTGTTCCAGTTGGTCAATACCCTGTATGAGTACCGGTCGATTATCTTGACTACTAACAAGGGGTTCGCTGACTGGGGGGCGTTCTTCCATCACGATAACGTGGCCATCCCCATCATCGACCGCATCATCCATCATTCCAACGTATTCATGCTGGGAGGAGAGAGCTACCGTTTAAGACAAAAAATGCCCGAATAG
- a CDS encoding plasmid mobilization protein — MNEPLSEVIRIRVTPSHAARLGEAAALSGLSLSNYVRRRLSADDTLQEELTLLRKVVADLGQLRDTRLAAIESAHLLRAMAKPEHLAIAQQTLQQQR, encoded by the coding sequence ATGAACGAACCTCTCTCCGAGGTCATCCGCATTCGGGTGACCCCGTCCCATGCTGCACGCCTGGGCGAAGCCGCCGCCCTGTCCGGGCTATCCCTCTCTAACTATGTAAGGCGACGGCTTTCCGCCGACGACACCCTACAGGAAGAACTCACCCTGCTGCGCAAGGTCGTGGCTGATCTGGGCCAGCTACGAGACACCCGCCTGGCTGCTATTGAAAGCGCCCACCTGCTGCGGGCCATGGCCAAGCCTGAACATCTCGCCATCGCACAACAGACGCTGCAGCAGCAGCGCTGA
- the istA gene encoding IS21 family transposase produces the protein MIHKIKGMYDQGHGMSIRAISAELGISRNTVRKYLQMDETQISDKQAYQSRSKSLDTYRDYLAIELKRYPKLTAVKLARRLRAKVGDLAVSDRSIRRYVQDLKQQVACGQLRYYEPVLQTVPGVQCQVDPGELREVLIGGQARTVHFVVFVLSYSRLLYVGLAFKALDTAAFIELHDQAMRYFGGVPEECIYDQTKLVVIDERYRELTVNARFYEYATHARFRIHACEGYDPESKGKVEAGVKYVKTDCLYGEEFASEQALREHLAQWLEDVANARLHGTTGQIPRELFEKEERKHLRPYNPSFDLTTQSAVWQRRRADKTGLISWQSNKYSVPLAWQRAYVGVVEQDGGLVITDLESGSVIATHTLCVGRGQIAKNNHHYRDHAQRITDLEQEIATLIPSPDAQALCATLKHTSPRIYKDQLVAVCKMLRVYAKTDAGLIAALARRPSMTATQLERYLQASASAHARGRTGALWESRADGAEPLDLTVYAQVGQPGGQEVDHECA, from the coding sequence GTGATTCACAAGATAAAAGGGATGTACGATCAGGGTCACGGGATGTCGATACGGGCCATCAGCGCCGAGCTGGGGATCTCGCGCAACACGGTGCGTAAGTACCTGCAGATGGACGAGACGCAGATCAGTGACAAGCAAGCCTATCAGTCACGCAGCAAATCGCTCGATACCTACCGGGATTACCTGGCCATTGAACTGAAGCGTTATCCGAAGCTCACGGCAGTGAAGCTTGCCCGACGCCTGCGCGCGAAGGTTGGCGATTTGGCTGTATCAGATCGCAGCATCCGGCGTTATGTACAGGACCTGAAGCAACAGGTCGCCTGCGGGCAACTGCGCTATTACGAGCCGGTTTTACAGACGGTGCCTGGCGTGCAGTGCCAGGTGGACCCGGGTGAACTGCGCGAGGTGCTGATTGGCGGCCAGGCACGCACGGTGCACTTTGTAGTGTTTGTCCTGTCGTATTCACGGCTGCTGTATGTGGGGCTGGCGTTCAAGGCGCTCGATACAGCAGCCTTCATCGAACTGCATGACCAAGCGATGCGCTACTTTGGCGGGGTACCAGAGGAGTGCATCTATGATCAGACCAAGCTGGTGGTTATCGACGAGCGCTACCGCGAACTGACTGTCAACGCGCGTTTCTATGAATACGCCACCCATGCCCGGTTTCGTATCCATGCCTGCGAGGGCTATGACCCCGAGAGCAAGGGCAAGGTCGAGGCAGGCGTCAAGTACGTCAAGACGGACTGCCTATATGGCGAGGAGTTTGCCAGCGAGCAGGCGCTGCGCGAACACCTCGCCCAATGGTTGGAGGACGTAGCCAATGCCCGGCTGCATGGCACCACAGGACAGATTCCGCGTGAACTTTTTGAGAAGGAAGAGCGCAAGCATTTGCGCCCTTACAACCCATCATTTGACTTGACCACCCAGTCGGCTGTCTGGCAGCGCCGCCGGGCAGACAAGACGGGGCTGATCTCGTGGCAGTCCAACAAATATTCTGTCCCGCTGGCCTGGCAGCGGGCCTATGTGGGCGTGGTCGAGCAAGATGGTGGCCTAGTTATTACAGACCTGGAATCTGGTTCTGTGATCGCCACCCATACCCTATGCGTCGGGCGCGGACAAATCGCCAAGAACAATCACCATTACCGCGACCATGCACAACGCATCACTGACTTGGAGCAGGAGATTGCCACCCTGATTCCATCGCCGGATGCTCAGGCCCTGTGCGCGACCCTGAAGCATACATCGCCACGGATCTATAAAGACCAGTTGGTGGCTGTCTGCAAGATGCTTCGCGTATACGCGAAGACAGACGCCGGGCTGATTGCCGCACTAGCTCGTCGGCCAAGTATGACGGCCACACAGCTGGAGCGTTATCTGCAAGCCAGTGCATCGGCACATGCCCGTGGGCGCACTGGCGCATTGTGGGAGTCCAGAGCGGATGGGGCTGAGCCGCTGGATCTGACCGTCTACGCCCAGGTTGGCCAACCGGGTGGCCAGGAGGTGGACCATGAGTGCGCTTGA